One part of the Sporomusaceae bacterium genome encodes these proteins:
- a CDS encoding stage II sporulation protein P: MVAKRRLFILVAALLVGGVAAYLLLNLLPVNLLPIQQKPEQAPQKVYDHYVILEDGTDRMLMYVPLVVSVGDELITDENKRYEVVRIEENRAYARFVENVGIPKDGQEEKKEKKKQ, translated from the coding sequence GTGGTTGCCAAAAGGCGCCTATTCATCCTCGTCGCCGCCTTGCTGGTCGGCGGCGTCGCCGCCTACCTGCTACTCAACCTGTTGCCCGTCAACCTGCTGCCTATCCAGCAAAAACCCGAGCAAGCGCCGCAGAAGGTCTACGACCACTATGTCATCCTCGAAGACGGGACAGACCGCATGCTCATGTACGTGCCCCTGGTGGTCAGCGTCGGCGACGAACTGATAACAGATGAAAACAAGCGCTACGAGGTCGTGAGGATAGAAGAAAACCGGGCTTACGCCCGGTTCGTCGAAAACGTCGGTATACCCAAAGACGGCCAAGAAGAAAAGAAAGAGAAGAAAAAGCAATAA
- the radA gene encoding DNA repair protein RadA — translation MSKTKIRFACQECGHDSPRWLGRCPGCGAWNSMVEEVVAKQPASKAAARSLPAARPLPITAVDTAGLPRIKTGVGEFDRVLGGGIVPGSLVLLGGDPGIGKSTLLLQVAGGIGDASGRVLYVSGEESAAQTRLRAERLGKMSDNLLVMTETNLDEIIAQAEGIAPAMVVVDSIQTMFSPDLPSAPGSVGQVREATGRLLRFAKESGIPVVIIGHVTKDGNIAGPRLLEHMVDVVLYFEGERSYSFRVLRAMKNRFGATTESGLFSMEEDGLTQVENPSALLLAERPQGVPGSVVLACLEGARPLLIEIQALVSTTCFGMPRRMAAGFDYNRLILLLAVLEKRVGLAMGNQDAYVNAVGGIRTDEPAADLAVCLALVASFRNLVIDPATAVMGEVGLTGEVRMISRVDLRVREAAALGFERVVVPAGNLAGLKARPAGLEIIGASNVMEAMEAVMT, via the coding sequence GTGTCCAAGACGAAAATCCGCTTCGCGTGCCAGGAGTGCGGCCACGATTCGCCCAGATGGCTGGGCCGCTGTCCCGGCTGCGGCGCGTGGAACAGCATGGTCGAGGAGGTTGTGGCCAAGCAGCCGGCGTCTAAGGCTGCCGCCCGCTCCCTGCCTGCGGCCAGGCCGCTGCCGATCACCGCTGTGGACACCGCCGGCCTGCCCCGCATCAAGACGGGGGTGGGGGAATTCGACCGTGTGCTGGGGGGCGGCATTGTGCCCGGTTCGCTCGTCCTGCTGGGCGGCGACCCCGGCATCGGCAAGTCGACGTTGCTGCTGCAGGTGGCCGGCGGCATCGGCGACGCCAGCGGCCGCGTGCTGTACGTCTCCGGCGAGGAGTCGGCCGCGCAGACGCGCCTTAGGGCCGAACGCCTCGGCAAAATGAGTGATAATCTGCTCGTTATGACAGAAACTAATCTCGACGAAATCATCGCCCAGGCCGAGGGGATCGCCCCGGCGATGGTGGTGGTGGATTCGATCCAGACGATGTTCAGCCCCGACCTGCCGTCGGCGCCGGGGAGCGTCGGCCAGGTGCGGGAAGCGACCGGCCGCCTGCTGCGCTTCGCCAAGGAGAGCGGCATCCCGGTGGTCATCATCGGCCATGTCACCAAGGACGGCAATATCGCCGGGCCGCGGCTCCTTGAGCATATGGTGGACGTCGTCCTCTATTTCGAGGGGGAGAGAAGCTATTCTTTCCGGGTGCTGCGGGCGATGAAGAACAGGTTCGGGGCGACGACGGAGAGCGGTCTGTTCAGCATGGAGGAGGACGGCCTGACCCAGGTGGAGAACCCTTCAGCGCTGCTGCTGGCCGAACGCCCGCAGGGCGTCCCCGGCTCGGTCGTGCTGGCCTGCCTCGAAGGGGCGCGCCCGCTGCTGATCGAGATCCAGGCTCTGGTGAGCACCACTTGCTTCGGCATGCCGCGGCGCATGGCGGCGGGGTTCGATTATAACCGCCTGATCCTGCTGCTGGCGGTGCTGGAGAAACGCGTCGGCCTGGCCATGGGCAACCAGGACGCATATGTGAACGCCGTCGGCGGCATCCGCACCGACGAGCCGGCCGCCGATCTGGCGGTATGCCTGGCGCTGGTGGCCAGTTTCCGCAACCTTGTCATCGACCCGGCGACGGCGGTCATGGGCGAAGTCGGCCTGACCGGCGAGGTGAGGATGATTTCCCGCGTGGACCTGAGGGTCAGGGAAGCGGCCGCGCTGGGCTTCGAGCGGGTCGTCGTCCCGGCGGGCAACCTCGCGGGCCTCAAGGCCCGCCCGGCCGGGCTGGAGATAATCGGGGCAAGCAATGTCATGGAGGCGATGGAGGCGGTTATGACATGA
- a CDS encoding CarD family transcriptional regulator, with amino-acid sequence MLMIGDKVVYPMHGAGVIEAVEEHEVLGQRQFYYILTMPYGGMRVMIPLKNADSVGLRGVIGEPEIPRVLDVLRTAPAQTNANWNRRFNANLSKIKSGNIFEVAEVVRNLMLQDRIKKLSTGERRLLDTAKQILVSELVLACNKDLCSVEAWIDGLFTENTPGN; translated from the coding sequence ATGTTGATGATTGGCGACAAGGTAGTCTACCCCATGCATGGAGCCGGGGTGATCGAAGCAGTCGAAGAGCACGAGGTGCTCGGCCAGCGGCAGTTCTACTATATCCTGACCATGCCTTACGGCGGCATGCGGGTGATGATCCCGCTGAAGAACGCCGACAGCGTCGGCTTGCGCGGCGTGATCGGCGAGCCGGAGATTCCCAGGGTTCTCGATGTTCTCCGCACCGCCCCGGCCCAGACCAACGCCAACTGGAACCGGCGGTTCAACGCCAACCTGTCGAAGATCAAAAGCGGCAACATCTTCGAGGTGGCCGAGGTGGTCCGCAATCTCATGCTGCAGGACAGAATCAAGAAATTATCCACCGGCGAACGGCGGCTTCTGGATACAGCCAAGCAGATACTGGTCAGCGAACTTGTGTTAGCCTGCAATAAGGACCTCTGTAGCGTGGAAGCCTGGATCGACGGCTTATTTACCGAAAATACGCCAGGCAACTGA
- the spoIIP gene encoding stage II sporulation protein P — translation MGRVALILAFCLCLAPPLASAAADDGHELLDGYMTVVDERGAVLLETGLAVRAGDMYISEDNRLYEISAVEGTLARARFLRDETLAAEASVPAQAPAVPPGAPVPPDPAIPAPAADSLQAPAQTPPEQLIAVYYTHNDESYIPTDGTATIKGNGGIFSVGGAFAQRLIELGYAVENDQTRHDPHDANAYQRSRRTFKRLLEQGPAASFDIHRDSAPASAYQITVNGQPATKMLLVVGRQNQNRQTTMNYAKKIKAAVDSKHEGLVRGIFIAHGNYNQDLSPRTMLVEMGTQYNSREAAERTAALFADVVPLFLAPSPENPAAAAPPGGEGTGADEGGFGRDIMNIVAVLVAGIAGFLFISTGSWREAKRKLARFRRFEFTNFLGKKRKD, via the coding sequence ATGGGCCGCGTTGCGTTAATCCTGGCATTCTGTCTCTGCCTCGCTCCGCCGCTGGCGTCGGCGGCCGCCGACGACGGCCACGAGCTGCTTGACGGCTATATGACCGTGGTCGACGAGCGCGGTGCCGTCCTCCTGGAAACAGGGCTGGCGGTCCGCGCCGGCGATATGTATATCAGCGAAGACAACCGCCTGTACGAGATAAGCGCCGTCGAAGGGACGCTGGCCAGAGCGCGCTTCCTGCGCGACGAAACCCTGGCGGCTGAAGCAAGCGTTCCCGCCCAGGCCCCGGCTGTGCCGCCGGGCGCTCCTGTCCCCCCTGACCCGGCCATTCCCGCCCCGGCCGCCGACAGCCTCCAGGCGCCGGCTCAGACGCCGCCCGAACAGCTCATCGCCGTCTACTACACCCACAACGACGAATCCTACATTCCCACCGACGGCACGGCGACCATCAAGGGCAACGGCGGCATCTTCAGCGTGGGCGGCGCGTTCGCCCAGCGCCTCATCGAACTCGGCTACGCGGTCGAAAACGACCAGACGCGCCACGACCCCCACGACGCCAACGCCTACCAACGCTCGCGCCGCACCTTCAAACGCCTGCTAGAGCAGGGGCCGGCCGCCTCGTTCGACATCCACCGCGACAGCGCGCCGGCGAGCGCCTACCAGATCACCGTCAACGGCCAGCCGGCGACCAAAATGCTGCTGGTCGTGGGCCGCCAGAACCAAAACCGCCAGACAACCATGAACTACGCCAAAAAGATCAAAGCCGCGGTCGACTCAAAGCATGAGGGCCTGGTACGAGGCATTTTCATCGCCCACGGCAACTACAACCAGGACCTCAGCCCGCGGACGATGCTGGTGGAAATGGGCACCCAGTATAACTCCCGGGAGGCGGCCGAACGCACCGCCGCCCTGTTCGCCGATGTCGTCCCCCTTTTTCTTGCGCCGTCGCCGGAAAACCCAGCGGCGGCCGCTCCGCCCGGCGGGGAAGGCACGGGCGCGGACGAAGGCGGCTTCGGCCGCGACATCATGAACATCGTCGCCGTCCTTGTCGCCGGGATTGCCGGTTTCCTCTTCATCAGCACCGGCAGCTGGCGGGAAGCCAAACGTAAACTGGCCCGCTTCCGCCGCTTTGAATTCACCAATTTCCTCGGCAAAAAGCGCAAGGATTAG
- a CDS encoding ATP-dependent Clp protease ATP-binding subunit: MLNKFTDRARKVLTLAQQEAGRLGHNYIGTEHLLLGLLAEGEGVAAKALGTLNINLDDVRAQVESTIGRGEENNGEIAYTPRAKKVIELSVEEAQNLGHNYIGTEHILLGLVREGEGVAAQVLTGMGIAVDQLRQRVIELLGGYATQGPAPNPHQHGPAPKAAGKQQQSSTPTLEEFGRDINKLATEGKIDPVIGRENEIERVIQILSRRTKNNPVLIGEPGVGKTAIAEGLAQRIIDGKVPETLRDKRVISLNMGSMVAGTKYRGEFEERLKKVMDEIRRAGNVVLFIDELHTLIGAGAAEGAIDAANILKPALARGELQAIGATTLNEYKKHIEKDAALERRFQPIQVGEPSEEEAVAILKGLRDKYEAFHRAQITDEAIEAAVKLSHRYISDRFLPDKAIDLMDEASSRVRLKAFVPPADVKEIEQRLAKTRTEKEAAIAAQEYERAASLRDDEKNIQEELETKQKEWKQTGGERITVTGEDIAQVVASWTGIPVKKLAEEESERLLKLEEVLHQRVVGQNEAVEAVARAVRRARSGLKDPKRPIGSFIFLGPTGVGKTELARALAEALFGDENAMIRMDMSEYMEKHTVSRLVGAPPGYVGYDEGGQLTDAVRRKPFSVILFDEIEKAHYDVFNILLQILEDGRLTDSHGRVVDFKNTVIIMTSNAGAKHLKKDSGTVGFLAGADAEDTEAAKNRVMEEVRRTFRPEFLNRVDEIIVFTSLNDDQLKEVVDIMLRSVTKRLQDNGLGLEVGDKAKTRLLTEGKDYAYGARPLRRAIQKLVEDAIAEMLLKREAAAGDTVVVDADDKGQLTFSKKS, encoded by the coding sequence ATGCTTAACAAATTCACCGACCGCGCCCGCAAAGTGCTGACTCTCGCGCAGCAGGAGGCCGGCCGCCTGGGGCACAACTATATCGGCACCGAACACCTGCTGCTGGGGCTGCTCGCCGAAGGCGAGGGCGTCGCCGCCAAAGCCCTCGGAACGCTGAACATCAACCTTGACGACGTCCGTGCCCAGGTGGAGAGCACCATCGGCCGCGGCGAAGAGAACAACGGGGAGATCGCTTATACACCGCGGGCCAAGAAGGTCATTGAGCTGTCGGTGGAAGAAGCGCAGAACCTCGGCCACAATTACATCGGCACCGAACATATCCTCCTCGGCCTCGTCCGCGAGGGCGAAGGGGTGGCCGCCCAGGTGCTTACCGGCATGGGTATTGCCGTCGACCAGCTGCGCCAGCGGGTGATCGAACTTTTGGGCGGATACGCAACTCAGGGACCCGCGCCTAATCCCCACCAGCACGGCCCGGCGCCCAAGGCCGCCGGCAAGCAGCAGCAGTCGAGCACGCCCACCCTGGAGGAGTTCGGCCGCGATATCAACAAACTGGCCACCGAGGGCAAGATCGACCCGGTCATCGGCCGCGAGAACGAGATCGAGCGGGTCATCCAGATACTGAGCCGCCGCACCAAGAACAACCCGGTGCTCATCGGCGAACCCGGCGTGGGCAAAACGGCCATCGCCGAGGGGCTCGCCCAGCGGATCATCGACGGCAAGGTGCCGGAGACGCTGCGCGATAAGCGGGTAATTTCGCTCAACATGGGCTCGATGGTCGCCGGCACCAAGTACCGCGGCGAGTTCGAGGAGCGTCTCAAGAAGGTTATGGACGAGATCCGTCGCGCCGGCAATGTCGTGCTGTTCATCGACGAGCTGCACACCCTTATCGGCGCCGGGGCCGCCGAAGGCGCCATCGACGCCGCCAACATCCTCAAACCCGCCCTGGCCCGCGGCGAACTGCAGGCCATCGGCGCCACCACTCTTAACGAGTATAAGAAGCATATCGAGAAGGACGCCGCGCTGGAGCGCCGCTTCCAGCCCATCCAGGTGGGCGAGCCCAGCGAGGAGGAGGCGGTCGCCATCCTCAAGGGCCTGCGCGACAAGTACGAGGCTTTCCACCGCGCCCAGATCACCGACGAAGCCATCGAGGCGGCTGTCAAGCTTTCCCACCGCTATATCTCCGACCGCTTCCTGCCCGACAAGGCCATCGACCTCATGGACGAGGCGTCTTCGCGGGTGAGACTGAAGGCGTTCGTGCCGCCGGCCGACGTCAAGGAGATCGAGCAGCGGCTGGCCAAGACGCGCACCGAAAAGGAGGCGGCCATCGCCGCCCAGGAGTACGAGCGGGCGGCCAGCCTCCGCGACGACGAGAAGAATATCCAGGAAGAACTGGAAACTAAGCAGAAGGAATGGAAGCAGACCGGCGGCGAGCGCATCACCGTGACCGGCGAGGATATTGCCCAGGTGGTGGCAAGCTGGACGGGCATCCCGGTCAAGAAACTGGCCGAGGAGGAAAGCGAGCGCCTGCTGAAGCTGGAGGAAGTCCTCCACCAGCGCGTGGTAGGCCAGAATGAGGCCGTCGAAGCGGTGGCCCGCGCCGTACGGCGCGCCCGCTCCGGGCTCAAGGACCCCAAGCGGCCCATCGGTTCCTTCATCTTCCTCGGGCCCACCGGCGTCGGCAAGACCGAGCTGGCCAGGGCGCTGGCCGAGGCGCTGTTCGGCGACGAGAACGCCATGATCCGCATGGATATGTCGGAATACATGGAGAAGCACACCGTGTCCCGCCTGGTCGGCGCGCCTCCCGGATATGTCGGCTACGACGAGGGTGGCCAGCTGACCGACGCCGTCCGCCGCAAGCCCTTCTCGGTCATCCTCTTCGACGAGATCGAGAAGGCCCACTACGATGTCTTCAACATCCTGCTGCAGATCCTCGAGGACGGGCGGCTGACCGACAGCCACGGCCGCGTGGTCGACTTCAAGAACACCGTCATCATCATGACCTCGAACGCCGGGGCCAAGCACCTTAAGAAGGACAGCGGCACCGTCGGCTTCCTGGCCGGCGCCGACGCCGAAGACACCGAGGCGGCCAAGAACCGGGTCATGGAGGAGGTGCGCCGCACCTTCCGGCCGGAGTTTCTCAACCGGGTCGACGAGATAATCGTCTTCACCAGCCTGAACGACGACCAACTCAAAGAGGTTGTGGACATCATGCTGCGGAGCGTGACCAAGCGGCTGCAGGACAACGGCCTCGGCCTGGAGGTCGGCGACAAGGCCAAGACGCGCCTGCTGACCGAAGGCAAGGACTATGCTTACGGGGCGCGCCCGCTGCGCCGGGCCATCCAGAAGCTGGTCGAGGACGCCATCGCCGAGATGCTGCTGAAGCGCGAGGCGGCCGCCGGCGACACCGTCGTGGTCGACGCCGACGATAAAGGCCAGCTTACTTTCAGCAAAAAAAGCTGA
- a CDS encoding PIN/TRAM domain-containing protein, giving the protein MLDKALRFVITVLAAVAGLVLADRIIPILATFVNPEFLRYGFFGITMATILSFAFGAVAGGLIGYLLSPVIIKRLWQFTYWVEARLNKMPVYDVIAGSLGLAVGLIISNLLGSAFLPIPIVGKYVPGIISIVLGYIGINVAIRKREELFGLFAMVPWLAKDKAKDKASNIAQYKILDTSVIIDGRIADICKSGFIEGTLLIPQFVLEELQHIADSSDLLKRNRGRRGLDILNRIQKELGMYVQIDSRDFDDIAEVDSKLVKLGQVLKAKIVTNDYNLNKVAELQGVPVLNINELANAVKPVVLPGEEMVVHVVKDGKEFGQGVAYLDDGTMIVVDGGKRHIGETIGVLVTSVLQTAAGRMIFAKPKAL; this is encoded by the coding sequence TTGCTTGATAAGGCACTAAGATTCGTGATCACGGTTCTTGCAGCTGTCGCCGGACTAGTTTTGGCCGACCGAATAATCCCCATCCTGGCCACGTTCGTCAACCCCGAGTTTCTGCGCTACGGTTTCTTCGGCATCACGATGGCGACCATCCTGTCCTTCGCATTCGGCGCGGTGGCGGGCGGCTTGATCGGGTACCTGCTCTCGCCCGTCATCATCAAACGCTTGTGGCAGTTTACCTACTGGGTGGAAGCCAGGCTCAACAAAATGCCCGTATATGATGTGATTGCCGGTTCCCTGGGTTTAGCCGTCGGACTTATAATTTCTAATTTGTTAGGTTCCGCGTTTTTGCCGATTCCCATCGTGGGCAAGTATGTTCCCGGTATCATCAGCATTGTCCTCGGTTATATCGGCATAAACGTCGCCATCCGCAAGCGGGAGGAACTTTTTGGCCTGTTTGCCATGGTCCCATGGCTGGCCAAGGACAAGGCGAAAGATAAGGCGTCGAATATCGCCCAGTATAAGATTCTGGACACCAGCGTCATCATCGACGGGCGGATCGCCGACATCTGCAAGAGCGGCTTCATCGAAGGCACGCTGCTCATCCCCCAGTTCGTTCTCGAGGAGCTGCAGCATATCGCCGATTCTTCCGACCTGCTGAAGCGCAACCGCGGCCGCCGCGGGCTGGACATCCTCAACCGCATCCAGAAGGAGCTCGGCATGTACGTCCAGATCGACAGCCGCGATTTCGACGATATCGCCGAGGTTGATTCCAAGCTGGTGAAACTCGGCCAGGTGCTCAAGGCCAAGATCGTGACCAACGACTACAATTTGAATAAGGTCGCCGAACTGCAGGGCGTGCCGGTGCTCAACATCAACGAGCTGGCCAACGCGGTCAAACCGGTGGTGCTGCCCGGCGAGGAGATGGTCGTGCATGTCGTCAAGGACGGCAAGGAGTTCGGCCAGGGCGTGGCTTATCTCGACGACGGCACGATGATCGTCGTCGACGGCGGCAAGCGCCATATCGGCGAGACGATCGGCGTGCTGGTGACGTCTGTGCTGCAGACGGCCGCCGGCCGCATGATATTCGCCAAACCGAAAGCGCTGTAA
- the disA gene encoding DNA integrity scanning diadenylate cyclase DisA encodes MTKDREEQLWDARFVKTLKYLAPGTMLREGLENVLRAKMGALVVVSDGPRVMAVVDGGFAINCEYSPAGFYELAKMDGALVLSTDARRIVYGNAQLVPDATVPTTETGTRHRTAERVARQTGALVIAISQRRNIITVYLGNLRYTLKDITVILSRANQALQTLEKYKSVLTDGLLTLSALEFEDLVTLSDVAAVIIRAEHVSRIATEIERNIIELGSEGRLISMQLGELTPEEDDVLLLIRDYCVTADARTHEAVRDQLAALPEDNLDPYNVCRILGYGVTPNAIDVPVVPRGFRLLNRIPRLPMPVVENLVSHFKTLKRVFTATIEELDEVDGIGEVRAKTIRDGLKRLREQALLDRHS; translated from the coding sequence ATGACAAAGGACCGGGAAGAACAACTATGGGATGCAAGATTCGTTAAAACGCTCAAGTACCTCGCCCCCGGCACCATGCTTCGCGAGGGGCTGGAGAACGTTCTCCGCGCCAAGATGGGAGCGCTGGTGGTCGTGAGCGACGGCCCCAGGGTCATGGCGGTGGTGGACGGCGGGTTCGCCATCAATTGCGAATATTCGCCGGCGGGCTTCTACGAGCTGGCGAAGATGGACGGCGCGCTCGTGCTTTCCACCGACGCGCGGCGGATCGTGTACGGCAACGCTCAGCTCGTGCCCGATGCGACGGTGCCCACCACCGAAACCGGTACCCGCCACCGCACCGCCGAGCGGGTGGCCCGGCAGACGGGGGCGCTGGTTATCGCCATCTCTCAGCGGCGCAACATTATCACCGTGTATCTCGGCAACCTCCGTTACACTCTCAAGGATATCACCGTCATTCTCAGCCGCGCCAACCAGGCTCTGCAGACGCTGGAGAAGTACAAATCGGTACTGACGGATGGGCTGCTGACGCTGAGCGCCCTCGAATTCGAGGATCTCGTCACCCTCAGCGACGTGGCGGCGGTTATCATCCGGGCGGAACACGTCAGCCGCATCGCCACCGAGATCGAGCGCAACATCATCGAACTGGGCAGCGAGGGCCGCCTCATCAGCATGCAGCTGGGCGAACTCACGCCCGAGGAGGACGATGTCCTGCTGCTTATCCGCGATTACTGCGTGACTGCGGACGCCAGGACCCACGAAGCGGTGCGCGACCAACTGGCCGCCCTGCCCGAGGATAACCTCGACCCTTACAACGTCTGCCGCATTCTCGGCTACGGCGTAACCCCCAACGCGATCGACGTGCCGGTGGTGCCGCGGGGCTTCAGGCTGCTGAACCGCATTCCCCGCCTGCCGATGCCGGTGGTCGAGAATCTTGTCAGCCATTTCAAAACCCTCAAACGGGTTTTTACCGCCACCATCGAGGAGTTGGACGAGGTCGACGGCATCGGCGAGGTCCGCGCCAAAACAATAAGGGACGGCCTCAAACGCCTTAGGGAACAGGCGCTGCTCGACCGTCACTCGTGA
- a CDS encoding UvrB/UvrC motif-containing protein, translating into MLCDDCKEKQASVHITKINNNQKTEKHLCDTCAEKAGELSFSTDANFAFQDFLKGMMGASLAGPPQHRSETACPNCGLTYGDFGRSGKIGCGECYTAYGDRLEPLLRRIHGTSAHTGKVPRRGGGKLALRQRLRQLRSELDRHVGREEYEQAAKVRDEIKALEGQINAEKG; encoded by the coding sequence ATGCTGTGCGACGATTGCAAGGAAAAACAAGCCAGTGTGCATATCACCAAAATCAACAATAATCAGAAGACCGAAAAGCATCTGTGCGATACCTGCGCCGAGAAGGCGGGCGAGTTGTCTTTTTCGACCGACGCCAATTTTGCCTTCCAGGATTTCCTCAAGGGGATGATGGGCGCCAGCCTCGCCGGCCCGCCCCAGCACAGGAGCGAGACTGCCTGCCCCAACTGCGGCCTGACCTACGGAGATTTCGGCCGCAGCGGCAAAATCGGCTGCGGCGAGTGCTATACGGCATACGGCGACCGGCTCGAACCGCTGTTGCGCCGCATCCACGGCACAAGCGCCCACACTGGCAAGGTGCCGCGGCGGGGCGGCGGCAAGCTGGCGCTCAGGCAGCGGCTGCGTCAGCTCAGAAGCGAGCTCGACCGTCACGTGGGCCGCGAGGAATACGAGCAGGCCGCCAAGGTGCGTGACGAGATCAAGGCCCTCGAAGGGCAAATTAACGCGGAGAAGGGGTGA
- a CDS encoding protein arginine kinase: MSIENLLDKPLTPWMKGGGPDGDIVLSSRIRLARNLEGVPFPGRADGKALAAVADEIRKSVGDLGAADKHVYMYVEMDKLPQLERNVLVEKHIISPHHADDRGHRALVVRDDAAVSIMVNEEDHLRIQCLVPGLSLQEAFALANRVDDLLEAKHTFAFSERAGYLTACPTNAGTGMRASVMVHLPALVLTGQINRIVAAATQLGLAVRGLYGEGTEAIGNIFQISNQITLGHSEQEIIDNLQGIARQVVEQERAARQALAGKSPDALDDRVWRAYGVLSYARSISGQEAMSLLSEVRLGIDLKLITGVDAAVFNELLVTTRPNFLQKIAGREEIDPGERDRLRAQLIREKLKEGKPNA, from the coding sequence ATGTCGATAGAGAATCTGCTCGATAAGCCGCTGACCCCGTGGATGAAGGGCGGCGGACCGGACGGGGACATCGTCCTCTCCAGCCGCATCCGCCTGGCCCGCAATCTCGAAGGCGTGCCTTTCCCGGGGCGGGCTGACGGCAAGGCGCTGGCCGCCGTCGCCGACGAGATCCGCAAATCGGTGGGCGACCTCGGCGCCGCCGACAAACACGTATATATGTATGTGGAAATGGACAAACTGCCGCAGTTGGAGCGCAACGTGCTGGTGGAGAAGCACATCATCAGCCCGCACCACGCCGACGACCGCGGCCACCGCGCTCTTGTCGTGCGCGACGACGCCGCGGTGAGCATCATGGTCAACGAGGAGGACCACCTGCGCATCCAGTGCCTGGTGCCGGGGCTGAGCCTCCAGGAGGCGTTCGCTCTCGCCAACCGCGTCGACGACCTGCTGGAGGCCAAGCACACCTTCGCGTTCAGCGAACGGGCCGGCTACCTGACCGCCTGCCCCACCAACGCGGGCACCGGCATGAGGGCATCGGTGATGGTGCACCTGCCGGCGCTGGTTCTCACCGGCCAGATCAACCGGATTGTCGCCGCCGCCACCCAGCTCGGCCTGGCGGTGCGGGGCCTCTACGGCGAAGGCACCGAGGCCATCGGCAACATCTTCCAGATATCCAACCAGATCACCCTCGGCCACAGCGAGCAGGAGATCATCGACAACCTACAGGGTATCGCCAGGCAGGTCGTCGAGCAGGAGCGCGCGGCCCGGCAGGCGCTGGCGGGCAAATCGCCGGACGCGCTTGACGACAGGGTATGGCGGGCGTACGGCGTCCTCAGCTACGCCCGCAGCATCTCCGGCCAGGAGGCCATGAGCCTGCTCAGCGAGGTGCGCCTGGGTATCGACCTAAAACTAATTACCGGCGTGGATGCGGCGGTGTTCAACGAACTGCTCGTCACCACCCGCCCGAATTTCCTGCAGAAAATCGCCGGCCGGGAGGAAATCGATCCCGGCGAGCGCGACCGCCTGCGGGCCCAGTTGATTAGAGAGAAATTGAAGGAGGGGAAACCCAATGCTTAA
- a CDS encoding CtsR family transcriptional regulator: MGNLADIIENFILSRLADEEKHVAVLRRNEMADELNCAPSQISYVLSTRFTVERGFIVESRRGSGGFVRIVRIPVRQIVYEDAARQLSEEAQADEIEQTIERLRMYGMLSDREAGIMHHFFQTAGGQLGAAEKARILRSLLRRLTDFE, from the coding sequence ATGGGTAATTTGGCCGATATTATCGAGAACTTCATCCTGAGCCGCCTGGCGGACGAGGAGAAACATGTCGCCGTTCTCAGGCGCAACGAGATGGCCGATGAGCTGAACTGCGCCCCGTCGCAGATCAGCTATGTACTCAGCACGCGGTTCACGGTCGAGCGGGGCTTCATCGTCGAGTCGCGGCGCGGTTCGGGCGGGTTCGTCCGCATCGTCCGCATCCCCGTGCGGCAGATTGTCTACGAGGACGCCGCCCGCCAGCTTAGTGAGGAGGCGCAGGCCGACGAGATCGAGCAGACCATTGAGCGGCTGAGGATGTACGGCATGCTGAGCGACCGCGAGGCGGGCATCATGCATCACTTTTTCCAGACGGCCGGCGGCCAGCTCGGCGCGGCCGAGAAGGCCCGCATTCTGAGGTCGCTCTTAAGGCGGCTGACGGATTTCGAGTAA
- a CDS encoding DUF1573 domain-containing protein: MDDKCCVDFQAAVDEYLIRHRSVLDVLTKYQEATARVNRALAKAVTECGCVEIKAGRQSAPAEVQYSDLKNFVSSHVSGEPCEHCKEVLTKELGRSLFYTAALCNISGLSLHDVLRREHRNIATLGIFHLS; this comes from the coding sequence GTGGATGACAAGTGCTGCGTCGACTTCCAGGCGGCGGTGGATGAGTATCTGATCCGCCATCGCAGCGTCCTCGATGTTCTCACCAAGTATCAGGAGGCTACAGCCAGGGTCAACCGCGCGTTGGCCAAAGCCGTGACCGAGTGCGGCTGCGTGGAAATCAAGGCCGGCCGCCAGTCCGCCCCGGCCGAAGTTCAGTACAGCGACCTGAAGAACTTCGTCTCCTCCCACGTCTCCGGCGAACCGTGCGAGCATTGCAAGGAAGTCCTCACAAAAGAGCTGGGGCGCAGCCTCTTCTACACCGCAGCCCTGTGCAACATCTCCGGCCTCAGCCTCCACGACGTCCTCCGCCGCGAGCACCGGAACATAGCAACCCTGGGGATATTCCACCTCTCCTAA